GATCAGCATCTGGAACGATCACAGCGATATCATGGCGGAACGGGACATCGGCTGGATTCAGGTCTTTTGTGAAAACGGTCAAGAGGCCTATGACTCTATCCTGCACGCCTTTCGGGTAGTGCGCGATCCCCATGTGCTGTTACCTATGGTGGTTAATATTGATGGCTTTAATCTGACCCATGTCATCGAACCGATCTATCTCTTTGACCAAGAAGAACTGGGTGATTATCTGCCGGAACACCGTCAGCAATTGAAACTGGATATCGACCATCCGGTGACTATGGGGCCGGTAGGCATCCCCGAGGTCTATACCGAAGCCAAAAAGCAGGTAGAAGACGCCTTGGTCAACTCGAAACAGACCATCCTGGCTGCCTGGCAGGAATTTGCCCGCCGTTTTGGCCGGACTTATGCTCCGATTGAAGCCTATCGGGTGGAAGGTGCCAAGATTCTGCTGATGACCATGGGGGTCATCAGCCGCACCGCCATGGGCGCGGTGGATCGTCTGCGGGAGAGGGGGAAGGCAGTGGGCCTGATCCGCTGCCGGCTGTGGCGGCCGTTTCCGTTGCCGGAGTTTCGGGAGGCAGTGCGCCAGGCCAGCATTATTGCCGTGGTCGATCGCCATATTTCCCTGGGAGCCCACTCCGGGCCGGTGTGTCAGGAAGTGCGGTCGGCGCTCTATACCTTGCCGAACCGCCCCCAGGTATTTGGTTTTGTGCTGGGTTTAGGGGGCCGCGATGTTACCGTGCACGACTTCTTTGAGATCGTCGAACTGTCCGAACAATACGCCAGCCAAGGCCCTCCAGCCTCGGAATACACCCACATCGGCCTGAGGGAAGTATAATGGAAACCGCACTGGATACTTTTGAGAAATTTGATCCGCAGCACTTGCCGGAGTTTGAGCCGCTGGCCCCGGGACACCGAGCCTGTCAGGGTTGCGGCGAAGTGTTGGCCCTCAGATTGGCGGCCAAGGCGTTGGGGCGGGAAATGATAGTGGTCAGCGCTACCGGCTGTATGGAAATCATCTCCTCGGCCTATCCCCAGACCGCCTGGCGGGTCCCCTGGCTGCATGTGGCCTTTGAGAACGCCGCGGCGGTGGCAAGTGGGGTTGAGGCAGCACTGCGCATCATGAAGGGAAAAGGCAAGATCACCCGGGATGATATTCCCATCCTGGCCGTGGCCGGGGACGGCGGCACCGCCGATATCGGCCTCCAGGCCCTGTCCGGGGCATGGGAACGCGGCCATAACTTTATCTATCTCTGTCTAGATAACGAAGCCTACATGAATACCGGTATTCAGCGTTCCAGCCTGACCCCCTACGGCGCCGCTACCACCACTTCACCTCCTGGTAAATTATCGATTGGCGAAGGCCATTTCAAAAAAGATCTGCCGGCTATTGCCGTGGCCCACAAAATCCCTTACGTCGCCACCGTCAATCCGGCCTACTATCTCGACCTGATGAACAAGGTGAAAAAGGCCGCGCTGATCCAGGGACCGGCGTATCTCCATGCCTTTTCTCCCTGTCCCACCGGGTGGCGACACGAGGGCCGCTATGCCGTGAAAATCGCCCGCCTGGCGGTTCAGACCCGGGTGTTCCCGTTATACGAAGTAATCAACGGCAAGTACTTCTTGAATCGCAAGGTCACCAAGCCCAAGCCGGTGCGGGAATACCTGAAGCTGCAAAGACGCTTTGCGCATCTGACCGAAGAGGACATTGAGATCATCCAGGAAAACGTCAATAATGAATATGACCGTCTTCTGAGACTGAGCGAGGAGGTTGATCTCGAAACCAAACTTACTACCAGTTTCCAGCAATACCTCGATCAACTCAAGCAGCAGATGGATGAGGCCTATAAGAAACTGCGGGAGGAATTTCAACATACCTGACAGCTAAGACTGGACGCACGGCTTCTAAAAATTTAATGTTTAAAAAGGAGATATAAAGATGACCACCAAAGAAAGGCTTTACCTGTTAAGTTTTCAGGAGATCAGCCGGGCCGTCAGTTCCACCCTGTCGGTGCACGAGGTCATGGAGTTGATCGTCAACAAGATGACCGAGGTGATGAATCTCAAGGGTTGCACCATCCGCCTGGTCAACCCCCGGACCAACACCCTGGAATTGATGGCTTCTACCGGCATCAGTGAAAAATACCTGCATAAAGGGCCGGTGGATATGGATAAGAGTGTCGCCGAGGCCTTAAGCGGCCGCCCGGTGGCGATTTATGATGCTACTAGCGATCCCCGCATGCAGTACCCTCAGGAGGCCAAAGAGGAAGGCATCGCCACCCTGGTGGCCATTCCCATTCTGGTAAAAGGCCAGGTTATCGGGGTCATGCGGCTGCTGACCTCAGAGCCCCGGGAATTTACCATGGATGAAGTGGAATTTGCCTGCGCGGTGGCCGAACTGGGGGGTCAGGCGATCATTAACGCCCAGATGTACGAAGCTCGTCTCAAAGAACTGGAGTTGCTGAAAGCCCTGCAACAGGTCTCCAAGGCCATTAATTCCACCCTGGAAGTGCAGAAGATCCTCCATCTCTTAGTTAAGACTGCGACTACCGCCCTGGATATCAAGGCCGCGGCGGTGCGGCTCTTGGATGAAAAACGCCGCCGGATGGAGCTGGTCGCCAGTTACGGTCTGAGCGACCGCTATATCAACAAGGGCCCGGTTGAAGCCGATAAATCGATTGCCGAGGCCATGACCGGCAAAGCAGTGTCTATGTATGACGTCTCTTCCGATCCCCGGGCCCAGTATCCTCAGGCCTGCGCCGAGGAAGGCATCAGCTCCATCCTTTCAGTCCCGATCAGCCTGAAGGGTAATGTTATCGGAGTGTTGCGCATTTATAGCAGCGAACCCCGGGATTATTCCGAAGATGAAATTACCTTCATTTCTTCCCTGGCCGAGCAAGCCGCCCTGGCCTTGGAGAACGCCCGCATGTATCAGAAACTTAAAGGCGAACACGAGGAGATCATGAGCGATCTCTATCGCTTTACCGGTTTTACCCGCAGTATTTAGATCATAAGGACTAGGGGCTGATTTTAGCGCCGCGGCCCCTGGCCCGACTTATCGAGGCTGATCTAGGAAGGAGCTATCCATCCTCGTTTTCCAAGTCTAGCAATTTTTATTTAACTATCTAGAATTTTCCCCCTAGGGGCGTGGCATAGCCGGTAAGTTCGACATAGCCCTGGCCGCTCACCGGTTGGCCGAATCTGGTGCCGATGACCCGGACGCTTCCCTCCCAGTAAGTGATCCGGGTGCTCAGAGTGGTCACCAGTTCCTGGTCGGCGACCGTGGGAGTGATTTTCAGTTTGTAGCCCGACTGTGGAATGGCAATCTGCCAGCCCGCCGGGTAGCGGGCCCCGGAATGCCGGGATTGCCAGGTAGCCGTGGTTCGGACCTGAAAATCCGCCAATTTCAGATGGCGGCCGCGACCCTGGGCATCGACCAGGGTCCCGGAAGAATGGGGATCAACACCTCCGTCCCGGTGGCGCAGCAGATATAGCATAATCTCCTGCCCGTCCGCGAGTTGCAGGGCGAACCAGTCCCAACCCACCTGGTAGTCTTTCAGATGGCTGCTGCTGAACTCATGATCCATCCAGCTCTCACCCCGGACCGGAATAGTGCGGCCATGATAAGTCAATTGGCCCTGGGTGGCCAGACGGGTAAAGGAATAATAGTGGCTGGCAAACCCGGCTCCTTCGGCCTTCTGGCTGATATTGTCGGCGCCGTGCACCACTAAAGGCTTTTCCGGGCTGAGCGACAGCGCCAGGGTTAATTCCGGCGATCGGGCCTGTAGTTGGTGAATCTGACCGTGGAGTTTGACCTGCCAATCATTGATCCACACCCGGTAGCGGTCGGTAGCCGCCCCCGACATGCCCAGCGCCCCCCGGCCCACCTTTTCCTTATAAAAAAAAGTTCCCCGGTTAATATCGGTCAGGGCCAGATGGGCAAAATAAAGCGTGTGCAATGCCCAGGCGGAGCGGGCCTCAGGATCCGGTTTCTTCAAACCCACCCGGAAAAAGGTCAGCTCGTAACCGAACCGTTCGCCACCATCAATGGCTTCCAGATGACCGGTGTAATACCACCACTCAGTCTTAAAATCAGGATGCGCGGCGTGATCTTGGGGAAATTGAAAGGGCCGCCCCGGCAAGGCCATCTTAAAATCGCCCCCAGCAGCCAGGGCCACCCAGCCTAGGACCAGAATTAGCGCGGCGATCAAGGCGCCCATACTAAACAGCCCTGGCCGACGGGTCCCACCGCAAGTTATTCTCCCCCGCCTGTTTGTAATCACCGGCCTGCTCATAGTTGAGCTTGAGACCGCGGTATAGCTCTTCGACGCGGGCATAGTCTTGCCCGCGAACATGGGACTTCGGATCGAGGCGATAAGTAAGCCGCCTCCAGATGAAGGGTTCTTTATCACGTAATAAGACCTCGATATACCGCCTCTCGGCCATGTAAAGAATGCCAGGAGATATTCTTGACTTCTAGGCGCCCCATATCGGTGCCGGAGAATTCAGCCTCGGCCAGCGACAGGTCTTGAAATAGCACACCCCTGGTTCCCGGTCAAAGGCAAGGTTACGGAAATCGGCCTGAAAAGGCCTATTAGAATGAAAAATTGCTCGATCAGTAAATTTTGCGATCCTAAATCCAGCCACACCATTAAATTTGGTCACCATAAAGTTAGCTGTACCAGCAAATTCGGCCTACCCAAAGTAAGCCGCAGCAAATTCGGTCTCCCTAAATTTGGCTGATTTGTCGCATACTTGCCCAGCAAAAGAGACCGGGCCAGAGAAGAAGACTCCCCTAAAATCATAGTCTGCCGTTGAGAGTTTCTCCTGAAGCGCGGGGTCAAAGGCAGTGCCATCTTTATCCGGCTGCCGGGAGTGGAGGATACACAACCCCTCGGTATCGGATGCCAAGGCAGGCAATTGGCACTTGATCATGGGTTTTCTTTGGTGGATCTGGCAGATTATCAAAATCTCAGCTCAGATAACGATCCAAGCCCTCCTTGAAAGAGATCGGTTCAAGGCCGAAGTCCTGGTAGAAGGCGGTCGGGTCGCAGGTGCTGCCTTCCAAGAGCATGCGAATCTGGCCGGGGGTCAGCGGGAACCAGGCAAAGCGGCCCAAATAACCGGCCAGCCAGTGCATCATCCCCACCGGCAGGTGCACCTTGAAGACCCAGCGGTGTAATACCTGGCCCAGGGTATTGATGACTTCATTGAAAGTCAGCGGTTCCGGGCCGCCGACGTCATAGATGCGGTTTTCGGTGGCAGGCTTTTCCAGGGCCAGGGCAAAGGCTTGGGCCATGGTCCACACCGGCACCGGCTGCATCTGATAGCGGCCATCGCCGATGATCGGCACGATCCGATGGGTCTTGATCTGGCGGACAAACAGATTGATCGACTGGTCCTCTGGGCCGTAAATCACCGATGGCCGGAAAATGGTATAGGTCAGGCCCGAACCTTGGACATATTCATCGGCCCGGTAGTTGGTGACATGGTAAGGATCAGCAGGAGCGGGGCGAGCTCCCAGGGCGCTCATGTGCAGATAGCGCTGTACTCCCGCGGCCTGGGCGGCCTCCACCACGTGCTGGGTGGCGTCCTGGTGGAGCTTTTCAAAGGTCACCCCGCGTCCGGGAAATTCCCGGATGATTCCCACCAAATGGATAACCGCATCACAGTCTTTGACCGCGGGCGGCAAGGTGTCGGGGTGGGTAACGTCGCCCGGGGCTACCTCTACCTGATTGAGCGCTTTTAATTTTTTCTCGGAGCCTCGGCGCAGCAGACACCGGACCCGGTGCCCCCGGGCCAATAATTCGGCGACCACCTGATTGCCGACAAATCCGCTGCCACCGGTGACCAGAACCAGCATAGGTACCCTCCCGTTTAATGTCAGGTTTCCAGCACCACCACCGCCACCCCGTACTCGCCCTCGTCGCTCAGGGTAACCAGCATCGCCCGGATACCGGCCTGCTGGCAGAGCTCAGCGGCTCGGCCGTAGATCCGCAAATCCGGTCGCCCGGAAGGGGCTGGCACCACCTCTACCTCCCGCCAGCGAATGCCATTCTGCCGCAGACCCACCCCCAGGGCTTTGGAAAAGGCCTCTTTGGCCGCAAAACGCAGCGCCAGATTGCTCTTCGGTCTAGCCCGTGCCTGGCAGTAGGCGATTTCTTGGGGGGTGAAGACCCGTTTCAGAAAACGGTCCCCAAATCGGGTCACGGTGGCGGCCAGACGCGAGATTTTGACCAGATCAACCCCGATACCGTAGATCATAATTTGTTATCCATATTCTGTCGGGGCCACCCGCCGGGTCGCCCCCAGTATTACCCCAGTTTCGGGGGATGATTGCTGAAGGCAATCTCCAAAACCTGGTCCATCCGCTCCACCAGGTGAAACTTAAGCCGCTTTTTTACATTCTCGGGTATCTCTTCGAGATCTTTGTCATTCCGGGCCGGGAGGATAATCTCCCGAAGACCGGCGCGGTGCGCCGCCAGCACCTTGTCCTTAATGCCGCCGACCGGCAGGACATGGCCCCGCAAGGTAATCTCGCCGGTCATGGCCAGCCCCTTTTTTACCGGCCGGTCAGATAACAGTGATACCAGGGCGGTGAGCATTGCCACTCCGGCGGAAGGACCGTCCTTGGGGATGGCCCCGGCCGGGACATGGATATGGATATCGGTTTTGTCGAAGAAATCCTCGGCCACCCCTAAATAAGGGCCGCGGGCCCGGATATAGCTCAGGGCAGCATCGGCCGATTCTTTCATAACCTCCCCCAGTTGCCCGGTGAGTTTGAGGCGGCTGTTGCCTGGCATGCGCAGGGCTTCAATAAACAGGATTTCTCCGCCGGTCGGGGTCCAGGCCAGACCGGTTGCCACTCCCGGTTCGGGATGTTCCAGGGCTGGCTCCCGGTAGAAGCGCAAAGGCCCCAAATAGGCTGGAATCTCGGCTTCGGTAATCCGCTTCTGGGTGCAAAGGCCCTCAGCGATTTCCCGGGCGACGCCCCGGCAGAGGGCGGCAATCTCCCGCTCCAGGTTCCTCAACCCGGCCTCTCGGGTATATTCGGCGATCACCCGCCGCATGGCCTCGGGGGTAATCTCCAGTTGCTCGGGTTGCAGGCCGTGGGCCGCCAGTTGCCGAGGTAGCAGGTAATCATAGGCAATCTGCAGTTTCTCCTCTTCGGTATAGCCCGGCAGTTCCAGGACTTCCATACGGTCCCGCAAGGCTGGAGGGATGGTGTCCAGCATGTTGGCGGTGGTGAGAAACATCACCTTCGACAGGTCAAAGCCGACTTCCAGATAATGGTCGGAAAAGGAGAAATTCTGTTCCGGGTCCAGGACCTCGAGCAGTGCCGAGGATGGGTCGCCCCGGAAATCGGCGCCGATTTTGTCGATTTCATCCAGGATAAACACCGGGTTGTTGCTACCGGCGCGGCGGATGCTCTGGATGATGCGCCCTGGCAAGGCCCCCACGTAGGTCCGCCGGTGGCCACGGATCTCAGCTTCATCCCGAACGCCGCCCAGAGACATACGGACAAACTTGCGGCCCAAGGCCCGGGCAATGGATTTCCCTAGCGAGGTCTTGCCGGTGCCGGGCGGCCCCACAAAACAGAGGATCGGCCCCTTCATGTCGGGCTTCAGTTTGCGCACCGCCAGATATTCCAGGATGCGCTTTTTGACCTTTTCTAGGTCATAGTGATCTTCATCCAGAATGCGGCGGGCCTGCTGCAGATCCAAGTTGTCTTCGGTGGCCACATTCCAGGGTAACTCGATCATCCACTCCAGATAAGTACGGATGACCTGATGATCGGGAGAGGTGGGCGGGATCCGGCTGAGGCGGTTCAGCTCGCGCTCGGCCTCCTTGAAGGCCGCTTCCGGGAGCTGACTATCTTCCAGCCGGGTCCGCAGTTCCTCAATTTCCCGGGTGCGGTCATCGACCTCGCCCAGCTCTTTCTGGAGGGCCTTGATCTGTTCCCGGAGGTAGTAATCCCGTTGTGCTTTATCTATCTCCCCTTTGACCTGGTTCTGGATTTTTTTGCCCAACTCGAGGATCTCCATCTCTCGATTAACCAGGCTCAAAACCTTGCGCAGGCGTTCCTTGACGTCGATGGTTTCCAGCAGATTCTGTTTATCGTTCTTGGCAATATTCATGCTGCCGCCGATGACATCGGCAAGGACCCGAGGATCATCGATCTC
This genomic window from Deltaproteobacteria bacterium contains:
- a CDS encoding complex I NDUFA9 subunit family protein, which produces MLVLVTGGSGFVGNQVVAELLARGHRVRCLLRRGSEKKLKALNQVEVAPGDVTHPDTLPPAVKDCDAVIHLVGIIREFPGRGVTFEKLHQDATQHVVEAAQAAGVQRYLHMSALGARPAPADPYHVTNYRADEYVQGSGLTYTIFRPSVIYGPEDQSINLFVRQIKTHRIVPIIGDGRYQMQPVPVWTMAQAFALALEKPATENRIYDVGGPEPLTFNEVINTLGQVLHRWVFKVHLPVGMMHWLAGYLGRFAWFPLTPGQIRMLLEGSTCDPTAFYQDFGLEPISFKEGLDRYLS
- a CDS encoding holo-ACP synthase, which codes for MIYGIGVDLVKISRLAATVTRFGDRFLKRVFTPQEIAYCQARARPKSNLALRFAAKEAFSKALGVGLRQNGIRWREVEVVPAPSGRPDLRIYGRAAELCQQAGIRAMLVTLSDEGEYGVAVVVLET
- a CDS encoding carotenoid 1,2-hydratase, whose product is MGALIAALILVLGWVALAAGGDFKMALPGRPFQFPQDHAAHPDFKTEWWYYTGHLEAIDGGERFGYELTFFRVGLKKPDPEARSAWALHTLYFAHLALTDINRGTFFYKEKVGRGALGMSGAATDRYRVWINDWQVKLHGQIHQLQARSPELTLALSLSPEKPLVVHGADNISQKAEGAGFASHYYSFTRLATQGQLTYHGRTIPVRGESWMDHEFSSSHLKDYQVGWDWFALQLADGQEIMLYLLRHRDGGVDPHSSGTLVDAQGRGRHLKLADFQVRTTATWQSRHSGARYPAGWQIAIPQSGYKLKITPTVADQELVTTLSTRITYWEGSVRVIGTRFGQPVSGQGYVELTGYATPLGGKF
- the lon gene encoding endopeptidase La; translated protein: MSLPKNLKTESALPEIPAATEAEASRLLPILPMNELVLFPRVVIPLTVWEDSAQHLVDETLLKDKIIGILASRQPTIEAPTLENLHKVGTAAVILKMGKTQDDVLRLLIQGLYRFRVEEVVAQEPYLQARVTPISEDFESDMEIEAMVSNVKGLFLKMLELSPYLPTELGAMVREIDDPRVLADVIGGSMNIAKNDKQNLLETIDVKERLRKVLSLVNREMEILELGKKIQNQVKGEIDKAQRDYYLREQIKALQKELGEVDDRTREIEELRTRLEDSQLPEAAFKEAERELNRLSRIPPTSPDHQVIRTYLEWMIELPWNVATEDNLDLQQARRILDEDHYDLEKVKKRILEYLAVRKLKPDMKGPILCFVGPPGTGKTSLGKSIARALGRKFVRMSLGGVRDEAEIRGHRRTYVGALPGRIIQSIRRAGSNNPVFILDEIDKIGADFRGDPSSALLEVLDPEQNFSFSDHYLEVGFDLSKVMFLTTANMLDTIPPALRDRMEVLELPGYTEEEKLQIAYDYLLPRQLAAHGLQPEQLEITPEAMRRVIAEYTREAGLRNLEREIAALCRGVAREIAEGLCTQKRITEAEIPAYLGPLRFYREPALEHPEPGVATGLAWTPTGGEILFIEALRMPGNSRLKLTGQLGEVMKESADAALSYIRARGPYLGVAEDFFDKTDIHIHVPAGAIPKDGPSAGVAMLTALVSLLSDRPVKKGLAMTGEITLRGHVLPVGGIKDKVLAAHRAGLREIILPARNDKDLEEIPENVKKRLKFHLVERMDQVLEIAFSNHPPKLG
- a CDS encoding pyruvate synthase subunit beta, encoding METALDTFEKFDPQHLPEFEPLAPGHRACQGCGEVLALRLAAKALGREMIVVSATGCMEIISSAYPQTAWRVPWLHVAFENAAAVASGVEAALRIMKGKGKITRDDIPILAVAGDGGTADIGLQALSGAWERGHNFIYLCLDNEAYMNTGIQRSSLTPYGAATTTSPPGKLSIGEGHFKKDLPAIAVAHKIPYVATVNPAYYLDLMNKVKKAALIQGPAYLHAFSPCPTGWRHEGRYAVKIARLAVQTRVFPLYEVINGKYFLNRKVTKPKPVREYLKLQRRFAHLTEEDIEIIQENVNNEYDRLLRLSEEVDLETKLTTSFQQYLDQLKQQMDEAYKKLREEFQHT
- the porA gene encoding pyruvate ferredoxin oxidoreductase, producing the protein MPTRTPMEVSIAVAKAVQQADVDVIAAYPITPQTHIVEHLSELVANGELQANFMNVESEHSAISAMVGAAAAGASTFTATSSQGLALMHEILFIASSLRLPIVMVVANRALSGPISIWNDHSDIMAERDIGWIQVFCENGQEAYDSILHAFRVVRDPHVLLPMVVNIDGFNLTHVIEPIYLFDQEELGDYLPEHRQQLKLDIDHPVTMGPVGIPEVYTEAKKQVEDALVNSKQTILAAWQEFARRFGRTYAPIEAYRVEGAKILLMTMGVISRTAMGAVDRLRERGKAVGLIRCRLWRPFPLPEFREAVRQASIIAVVDRHISLGAHSGPVCQEVRSALYTLPNRPQVFGFVLGLGGRDVTVHDFFEIVELSEQYASQGPPASEYTHIGLREV
- a CDS encoding GAF domain-containing protein, which translates into the protein MTTKERLYLLSFQEISRAVSSTLSVHEVMELIVNKMTEVMNLKGCTIRLVNPRTNTLELMASTGISEKYLHKGPVDMDKSVAEALSGRPVAIYDATSDPRMQYPQEAKEEGIATLVAIPILVKGQVIGVMRLLTSEPREFTMDEVEFACAVAELGGQAIINAQMYEARLKELELLKALQQVSKAINSTLEVQKILHLLVKTATTALDIKAAAVRLLDEKRRRMELVASYGLSDRYINKGPVEADKSIAEAMTGKAVSMYDVSSDPRAQYPQACAEEGISSILSVPISLKGNVIGVLRIYSSEPRDYSEDEITFISSLAEQAALALENARMYQKLKGEHEEIMSDLYRFTGFTRSI